Proteins found in one Labrenzia sp. VG12 genomic segment:
- the cmk gene encoding (d)CMP kinase — protein MIIAIDGPAASGKGTLSRRLADHFGLRHLDTGLTYRAVAAALLAKGLPLGDEPIAIEIAQNLDLAQMDKSVLSAHEIGEAASRIAVLGGLREELVNLQRRFAETPPGAVLDGRDIGTVVCPHATVKLFVTASPEARARRRTDEMISKGQEAVYASVLDDLKRRDERDSQRTVAPMKQADDAVLLDTTEMDIETAFQAAVDIVSRARDA, from the coding sequence ATGATCATTGCAATCGACGGTCCGGCCGCGTCCGGCAAAGGCACACTCTCCCGGCGGCTGGCGGATCATTTCGGCCTGCGCCACCTGGACACCGGCCTGACCTACCGGGCCGTCGCCGCGGCCCTGCTGGCCAAGGGCCTGCCGCTTGGCGACGAACCGATCGCCATCGAGATCGCGCAGAACCTGGACCTAGCCCAGATGGACAAGAGCGTCCTGTCAGCACATGAGATCGGTGAAGCCGCCTCGCGCATTGCCGTTCTCGGCGGTCTGCGGGAAGAGCTGGTCAACCTGCAACGACGCTTTGCCGAAACGCCGCCGGGCGCTGTCCTGGACGGGCGCGACATCGGGACCGTGGTCTGCCCGCATGCGACCGTCAAACTCTTCGTCACCGCCTCGCCCGAGGCGCGCGCCAGACGGCGCACCGACGAGATGATCTCCAAGGGACAGGAGGCCGTTTACGCCTCCGTACTGGATGATCTGAAGCGCCGGGACGAGCGCGACAGCCAAAGAACGGTGGCTCCGATGAAACAAGCGGACGATGCGGTCTTGCTTGATACGACAGAAATGGATATAGAGACCGCGTTCCAGGCGGCTGTGGATATCGTTTCGCGCGCCAGGGATGCCTAG
- the aroA gene encoding 3-phosphoshikimate 1-carboxyvinyltransferase produces the protein MSHASTPTPLTSSMGTPLTGTIRVPGDKSISHRSLMFGALAVGRTTVNGLLESEDVLATADAMRAVGATIEKHDDGSYAVDGIGLGSLLEPDHVIDFGNAGTGVRLTMGIFGSHNIAATFVGDASLSGRPMGRVLDPLRDMGTNVIARDGDRLPASIRGPEQALPLTYRVPMPSAQVKSAVLLAGLNAPGVTTVIEPIATRDHTEKMLKGFGAEISVSLNDAGERVIRLQGQPELKPQDIDVPGDPSSAGFPLVAALITPGSDITIENVLLNEHRTGLITTLIEMGGDIEIVNRRETGGEEVGDLRVKASKLKGITVPASRAPSMIDEYPVLAVAAAFAEGDTFMPGLDELRVKESDRLAAVARGLEANGIPCGETEDTLTVTGGANDIGGGTVVTHLDHRIAMSFLVLGMAAHKPVTVDDGAVIATSFPTFTTLFEGLGARISAQPSEAA, from the coding sequence ATGTCACATGCTTCCACGCCCACGCCACTCACCTCGAGCATGGGCACTCCCCTTACCGGCACGATCCGCGTGCCCGGCGACAAATCCATTTCCCACCGCTCGCTGATGTTCGGCGCCCTGGCCGTCGGCCGCACCACCGTCAACGGCCTGCTTGAATCCGAGGACGTTCTGGCAACCGCCGACGCCATGCGCGCCGTTGGCGCCACCATCGAGAAACACGATGACGGCAGCTACGCCGTCGACGGCATCGGTCTCGGCAGCCTGCTGGAGCCGGACCATGTCATCGATTTCGGCAATGCCGGGACCGGCGTGCGCCTGACCATGGGCATTTTCGGCAGCCACAACATTGCCGCCACGTTTGTCGGCGATGCGTCGCTGTCCGGACGGCCGATGGGCCGGGTGCTCGATCCGCTGCGCGACATGGGCACAAACGTGATCGCCCGTGACGGCGACCGCCTTCCGGCCTCGATCCGCGGACCGGAACAGGCCCTGCCTCTGACCTACCGCGTGCCCATGCCCTCCGCCCAGGTGAAATCCGCCGTGCTTCTGGCCGGGCTCAACGCGCCGGGCGTGACCACCGTGATCGAACCGATCGCGACCCGGGATCACACGGAGAAGATGCTGAAGGGTTTTGGCGCCGAGATTTCCGTTTCTCTGAACGACGCCGGCGAGCGGGTGATCCGCCTGCAGGGCCAGCCGGAGCTGAAACCGCAGGACATCGATGTGCCCGGCGATCCGTCTTCCGCCGGCTTCCCGCTGGTGGCGGCGCTGATCACACCGGGCTCCGACATCACGATTGAAAACGTGCTTTTGAACGAGCATCGCACCGGACTGATCACGACGCTGATCGAAATGGGCGGCGACATCGAGATCGTCAACCGGCGCGAAACAGGCGGCGAGGAAGTCGGCGACCTGCGCGTGAAGGCCAGCAAGCTGAAAGGCATCACCGTGCCGGCAAGCCGCGCGCCGTCCATGATCGACGAATACCCGGTGCTGGCCGTTGCCGCGGCCTTTGCCGAGGGCGATACCTTCATGCCGGGCCTGGACGAACTCCGGGTCAAGGAATCCGACCGGCTGGCCGCCGTTGCCCGGGGCCTGGAAGCCAATGGCATCCCTTGCGGTGAAACCGAGGACACGCTCACGGTGACCGGCGGTGCCAACGACATCGGCGGCGGCACCGTTGTGACCCATCTTGATCACCGCATCGCCATGTCCTTCCTGGTGCTCGGCATGGCCGCCCACAAGCCGGTGACTGTTGACGATGGCGCGGTCATCGCCACCAGCTTCCCGACCTTCACGACGCTGTTTGAAGGCCTCGGCGCCCGGATTTCCGCCCAACCCAGCGAGGCTGCATGA
- a CDS encoding TIGR02300 family protein encodes MAKPELGTKRLCPSCGAKYYDLNRDPITCPKCGTIFETVMTSRAAKAAKAEEKPEDDEDEDDAAAPEIVTLEEADAEAEGGDDVPDIDGDDDVELDDDDSSDDDVFIDDEDEDEDSVPGIRVEIDEDPDQ; translated from the coding sequence GTGGCAAAACCTGAACTTGGCACCAAGCGGCTGTGCCCGAGCTGCGGCGCGAAATACTACGACCTCAACCGGGACCCGATCACGTGCCCGAAATGCGGCACGATCTTCGAGACCGTCATGACCTCCCGTGCCGCCAAGGCGGCCAAGGCTGAAGAAAAGCCCGAGGATGATGAGGACGAGGACGACGCAGCGGCTCCGGAAATCGTCACGCTGGAAGAAGCGGACGCGGAAGCCGAGGGCGGCGACGACGTGCCGGACATCGACGGTGATGATGATGTCGAGCTGGATGATGACGACAGCTCGGATGACGACGTCTTCATCGACGACGAGGACGAAGACGAGGACAGCGTGCCGGGCATCCGCGTCGAGATCGACGAAGACCCGGATCAGTAA